The genomic interval TTTAATTTCATCTTGATTTTCTAGTGAACGATTCTGAGGAATATCTGCATAAGCTGATTGTTCGCTCGTTTTCTCTTCGACTTTTGAATCAAGTGGTTCACTAGCAGCAATTACTGGTTCTGCAATCACTGGTTCACTTACAAAACCTTCTGAAACTTCAGCCTTGGCAACTACTGGCTCATCAAGTACAGGCTCTGAGGCATCCCATTCACTAATATCACTCTTAGTTGTTTCTTCTTGAGAAGCAAGATTCTCAGAATTTAATTCTTCAGTTGGCTCCACTTGAGTCTCTGGAATTTCTTGCCCTTTAAGTTCTTTTTCATTTCCCATGTTTAGCTCCTTTTTATGTTAGCTTCTACTCAATTCATCTTTCAATGAATCTCTTTTTAAGTAATTATAGCCTTTTTTCTTAGCTTATTTACAGAATAAGCCTCGCTACCAAGTTCAAAGTGAATCTTTAAGTTCCCACAAGAAATTCAAAGCCTCTCTTGCAGTCATATTATCAACATTTTGCCTTTTTATCTTTTCAATAATTTCTGAAGAATTTTCGGTAAAATCAAATAAACTAAGTTGTTCTTGTTCATCAGCAACTTTTTTAGCAGGCAAAGGTTTATTTTCTAACTTCTGCAAAATCAAATCTGCTCGCTCTAACAAAGGCTGTGGTAAACCTGCAATTTTCGCCACATGAATCCCATAGGATTTATCAGCTGGTCCCTCTGTTATTTTATGCAAAAAAGTCACATTCCCATTTTGCTCCAAGGTAGCAACATGGACATTATCAAGATGATCGAGCGCTTCATCTAAGTCTGTCAATTCATGATAATGCGTAGCAAACAAGGTCTTTGCCCCAATATGGTCATGAACATATTCAATAATTGCTTGAGCTAGAGCCATCCCATCATAAGTTGCCGTTCCTCGCCCTAATTCATCAAAAATAATCAGGCTGCGACTGCTTGCCTTTTGAATGGCATGATTGGCCTCAGACATTTCAACCATAAAGGTCGATTCCCCTGAAATCAAGTTATCACTGGCACCAATCCGTGTAAAGATGGCATCAAAAATTGGTAAATTGGCTGTTTCGGCTGGAACAAAAGATCCAATTTGAGCCATAATCACCGTCAAAGCAAATTGACGCATGTAGGTTGATTTACCTGACATATTCGGTCCTGTGATGAGTTGAATATCTGTTTGTTCAGGCAGTTCAATATCATTTGGCACATATTCTTGAGCACCCATGACCGCTTCAACGACCGCATGACGACCGCCTTTAATTTCAACAATTCTTGAGCCATCTGTAAGCGTCGGACGGATATATCCTTGTTTTTCGGCAACGACAGATAGACTTTGTAAACAGTCAATTTCAGCAATTGTTTTGGCTAGAGCTTGTAGTCTGCCAATATATTGCTCCGTTTCAGTCCGAAGGCCCATGAATAAATCATATTCTAGAGATGATGATTTTTCACGCGCTTCCAACATAATTTCTTCAATTTCAGTTAATTCCTGAGAACCAAAACGCTCAGAATTTTTCAAAGTTGCCTTCCGATAAAAATGTTCAGGAACACTATTCAACTGACTTTGAGTAATATGAAAATAATAACCATCCTTACGATTATAATCAATTCGTAGTGTGGAAATTCCTGTCTTGGCTTTTTCATCTGCTTCCAATTTAGCAATCCAAGAAGTCCCATTTTCAAGCGCCTCCCGATATTTATCTAATTGAGCATTGTAGCCTTTTTTAATAATGCCCCCTTCAGTAATCGTTCTTGAGGCATTCTCACTAATAGCTGAATTAATTAAACCAGATAATTCTGGAATTTCGTCTAATTGGCTTTTTAACTCTTCTAATGGAGCTTCATTAAGCATTCCCAAAATATTTTTGATAGCAGGAACATTTGATAAAGAATTAGCCAGCTGCAAAAAATCAACCGGAACAGCCTTACCAAAAGAAACACGTGAAGCCAAACGTTCTAAATCATAGACCCCTTTTAAGGCTTCTATCAAATCGGAACGCTCAAAGAAATGGTCTAAGAAAATTTGAACAATTTCCATTCGTTTTTGAATGGCTGAATTTGAAACCAAAGGACGGTCAATCCACGACCGTAACATTCTGGTTCCCATCGCTGTTTTCGTCTCATCAAGCAACCAATAAAGTGTGCCATGTTTTTTATTTTCTCTTTTATTTGCCGTCAGCTCTAAAGATGATTTTGTCGCAAAGTCCATTTGCAAAAAGTCTTTAATTTCATAATGTTCAACTTCTTGTAAGTGACTCAAATCACGCATTTGTGTTTCTTTTACGTAAGCCAACAATTTTGAAGCGACTTGATTTTCTAGGGCGGTCAATCCTGACAAATCTATCAGTAAATTTTCAGAAATTTCAATTTGTTCTGAAATCAAAAGATTCATTTGTCTTTCAAAAACTTTTAATTGACTTTCATCTAAAGTAAAACCAGCTACAATTTCCCGCGCCTTGAGTGAAGCAATTTCTCCCACCACCGCTGAAAATTCGCTGAGCTCTGTCACCTTGAATTCCCCAGTTGATAAGTCTATATAGGAAAGAGCATAATGTTTATCTTTGAAGTCAATTGCCACCAAGAAATTATTATCAACCGAATTTGCAGTGTCAATCGTTGTCCCTGGGGTAATCACCTGTGTTACTGCCCGTTTAACAATTCCGACCGCTTTTTTCGGGTCTTC from Lactococcus lactis carries:
- the mutS gene encoding DNA mismatch repair protein MutS, which encodes MAEKISPGMQQYLDIKQDYPDAFLLFRMGDFYELFYDDAVNAAQILELTLTSRNKNSENPIPMAGVPHHAAAEYIDKLVDLGYKVAVAEQMEDPKKAVGIVKRAVTQVITPGTTIDTANSVDNNFLVAIDFKDKHYALSYIDLSTGEFKVTELSEFSAVVGEIASLKAREIVAGFTLDESQLKVFERQMNLLISEQIEISENLLIDLSGLTALENQVASKLLAYVKETQMRDLSHLQEVEHYEIKDFLQMDFATKSSLELTANKRENKKHGTLYWLLDETKTAMGTRMLRSWIDRPLVSNSAIQKRMEIVQIFLDHFFERSDLIEALKGVYDLERLASRVSFGKAVPVDFLQLANSLSNVPAIKNILGMLNEAPLEELKSQLDEIPELSGLINSAISENASRTITEGGIIKKGYNAQLDKYREALENGTSWIAKLEADEKAKTGISTLRIDYNRKDGYYFHITQSQLNSVPEHFYRKATLKNSERFGSQELTEIEEIMLEAREKSSSLEYDLFMGLRTETEQYIGRLQALAKTIAEIDCLQSLSVVAEKQGYIRPTLTDGSRIVEIKGGRHAVVEAVMGAQEYVPNDIELPEQTDIQLITGPNMSGKSTYMRQFALTVIMAQIGSFVPAETANLPIFDAIFTRIGASDNLISGESTFMVEMSEANHAIQKASSRSLIIFDELGRGTATYDGMALAQAIIEYVHDHIGAKTLFATHYHELTDLDEALDHLDNVHVATLEQNGNVTFLHKITEGPADKSYGIHVAKIAGLPQPLLERADLILQKLENKPLPAKKVADEQEQLSLFDFTENSSEIIEKIKRQNVDNMTAREALNFLWELKDSL